In one Electrophorus electricus isolate fEleEle1 chromosome 21, fEleEle1.pri, whole genome shotgun sequence genomic region, the following are encoded:
- the LOC118240432 gene encoding uncharacterized protein LOC118240432, producing the protein MSFRTSGNITVATIVMLLADPPRVPSVTDRVSGDSVTLLCYSDSNPISNYSWYRKTGSDVLLLGNGTNLTIATGTSGLFYCVVQNPFGSSNSSEWSFTSGKPAGTYAASGVTVGLFLTLTAVCLWMRRRTAAVSSRSEETSAKHDSTPVDDNFSALDMPSDPTNDGVHYSNINFTRSHTQEVPLYSTVQLIMALSQEEEVEYARVNFSACKDETHIYSTISRT; encoded by the exons ATGTCTTTCCGAACATCAGGAAATATTACTGTAGCAACAATCGTCATGTTACTGGCAG ACCCTCCCAGAGTCCCGTCTGTTACTGACCGTGTGTCTGGTGACTCGGTgacactgctgtgctacagtgacTCCAACCCCATCAGTAATTACTCCTGGTacagaaagacaggaagtgatgtcttACTGTTAGGAAATGGCACCAATTTAACTATAGCTACAGGAACAAGTGGACTTTTCTACTGTGTGGTGCAGAATCCATTTGGATCATCTAACTCATCAGAATGGTCATTTACTTCAG GGAAACCAGCTGGGACATATGCAGCTTCTGGAGTCACTGTGGGTTTGTTTCTGACtctcactgctgtctgtctATGGATGAG GAGGCGAACCGCAGCTGTCAGCAGCAGGAGTGAGGAGACCAGCGCAAAA CATGATTCTACTCCTGTAGATGATAACTTTTCAGCCTTGGACATGCCCTCTGACCCCACAAATGACGGCGTTCACTACTCCAACATTAATTTcacacgctcccacacacaggaagtaCCTCTCTACTCTACTGTCCAACTAATAATGGCTCTTAGTCAAGAAGAGGAAGTCGAGTATGCCAGAGTGAATTTCTCTGCCTG CAAGGACGAAACCCACATCTACAGCACAATCTCAAGAACATGA